From the genome of Candidatus Nitrosocosmicus oleophilus, one region includes:
- a CDS encoding NADH-quinone oxidoreductase subunit I has product MNTATGFIKALESGTKHLVLKRFTFRYPQEKLKFVGDGYQFDPKKGVGIAGTRGRHILFHDKCTGCQLCAIACEGIAEAITMVKVDEQWKQNKKSIMPQIDYGKCVFCGLCVDACPFYALYMTNDYELSSFTKSHLIYTPSQLAVKPKYDGEVEIKIGSRGAYHGR; this is encoded by the coding sequence GTGAACACTGCAACAGGATTCATAAAAGCGCTGGAGTCTGGAACTAAGCATTTAGTTTTAAAAAGATTTACATTTCGTTATCCCCAGGAAAAGTTGAAATTTGTGGGTGACGGGTACCAATTTGACCCTAAGAAAGGAGTCGGGATTGCGGGGACCAGAGGTAGACATATTTTATTTCATGACAAATGTACCGGTTGTCAACTTTGCGCTATAGCTTGCGAGGGGATAGCAGAAGCAATCACTATGGTAAAAGTCGATGAACAGTGGAAGCAAAATAAGAAATCCATAATGCCTCAAATAGATTATGGAAAATGTGTTTTCTGTGGTTTGTGTGTCGATGCGTGCCCCTTTTATGCTTTATATATGACAAATGACTATGAGTTGTCTTCTTTCACCAAATCTCATTTGATATACACACCGTCCCAGTTGGCTGTAAAACCAAAATATGATGGCGAGGTCGAAATAAAAATAGGCTCACGAGGTGCATATCATGGTAGATAG
- a CDS encoding NADH-quinone oxidoreductase subunit J family protein codes for MVDSIFIGLSVITIGSAILSLESRELLYGGIALAVSMLGIAGYFIILDAPFVAMFQIAVYVGAVAVLIIFTVMLVRAPNTITKKETRKRKIAGILLGLAFLILAGSILGNSAATQLKFNDTVPIFDVQAIGKELLTYYSPVLLVLALTLAAAVIGALALARREDIEERNEPTN; via the coding sequence ATGGTAGATAGTATTTTCATAGGTCTATCTGTTATCACCATTGGATCAGCTATCTTATCTCTTGAAAGCCGCGAGTTATTGTACGGAGGTATAGCATTGGCAGTTTCGATGCTTGGGATCGCAGGCTACTTCATCATTTTAGACGCACCATTTGTTGCAATGTTCCAAATCGCAGTATACGTAGGTGCAGTTGCGGTTCTTATCATATTTACAGTAATGCTAGTACGGGCTCCAAATACTATAACCAAAAAAGAAACCAGGAAAAGAAAGATAGCTGGTATTCTGCTTGGGCTGGCCTTCCTTATTTTAGCTGGATCCATATTAGGAAACTCTGCTGCAACCCAGCTGAAATTTAATGATACGGTTCCAATATTTGATGTACAGGCAATAGGAAAAGAATTATTAACGTACTACTCACCGGTATTGTTAGTATTGGCATTAACGCTGGCTGCAGCTGTAATAGGCGCTCTGGCCTTGGCACGCAGAGAGGATATTGAGGAAAGAAATGAACCAACCAACTGA
- the nuoK gene encoding NADH-quinone oxidoreductase subunit NuoK, with product MNQPTDFLYIAVILISIGIYGLVVKRNALRLIFSIELIANAVNLVLIAFSRMLPSPQGQVFVLFSIAISAAEVAVGLGIIIIAYRFYKDIDITEYKNLKN from the coding sequence ATGAACCAACCAACTGATTTTCTATATATAGCTGTAATCCTCATATCTATTGGAATTTATGGATTAGTTGTAAAAAGAAATGCACTGCGGTTGATATTTTCTATTGAGTTAATTGCAAATGCTGTAAATCTGGTACTTATTGCATTTTCAAGAATGCTGCCTAGTCCTCAGGGACAAGTCTTTGTACTATTCTCAATAGCAATATCTGCAGCAGAGGTTGCAGTAGGCTTGGGAATTATTATCATAGCATATAGGTTCTACAAAGATATAGATATTACTGAATATAAGAACCTAAAGAATTAA
- a CDS encoding complex I subunit 4 family protein, protein MVDSSYYLMVATFMPLILSPVVYFLGKRKGINITTWLTFGTLAISTVLVIIPCIGLGSGGSYQEVFDWSQLGHFGLKLDGLSIPFAITIYLLSTIIVIYSKPYMIRKILLQYEQLKSSSNLEMNDAESELYSNKDGKSFSSLVLSTDQKSYLNSQLGLYYSLYLVFAMGMLGTVLATNLFEFYVFFELMLVPSFFLIAFFGYGNKKRTSLMFFFWAHVGAVILLLGLMAMGFLTGGFDYDTVRANASQIPQAWIAVIVAALIIGFGVKLAAFLVHVWLPDTYTDAPTPISVLISSAMTGIGAYGLIRIWIELLSGPGNYTDYSIYITIWGVATMIYGGAMALMQKDIKRVLAYSSISSMGYLLFGIGSESVLGLSGAIFMYVTHALGKGLLFMMAGSVILQTGTRNMDKLGGLGGKMPYTAVFAMIGGLTIIGVPITSGFMSEWVLFNGALQDAVVNWSAVKAVSFALAITTTILTSAYILWMYKRIFYGITPETLKNVRDSSKYVLVTMGILASLTLVLGLYPDLFYKPIIGYVESLYPDSDVLIPVKITPGTGQVNDEPTNTTQASNVAFSGGTDYPRTYPLAKSQVDHPTTF, encoded by the coding sequence ATGGTGGATTCTTCCTATTATCTTATGGTGGCAACATTTATGCCCTTGATATTATCTCCGGTAGTGTATTTTTTGGGAAAACGAAAGGGAATAAACATTACAACGTGGTTGACTTTTGGAACTTTAGCTATCTCAACTGTGCTAGTGATTATTCCATGTATAGGTCTCGGTTCTGGAGGATCGTATCAAGAAGTCTTTGATTGGAGTCAATTAGGTCATTTCGGGTTAAAATTAGATGGTTTGAGCATTCCTTTTGCTATTACGATTTATTTGTTATCAACTATTATTGTGATTTATTCAAAGCCATATATGATCAGAAAAATTCTTCTTCAGTATGAACAGCTAAAGAGTTCCTCTAATCTGGAAATGAATGATGCTGAAAGCGAATTGTATTCTAATAAGGACGGGAAATCTTTCTCTTCTTTGGTCTTATCGACCGATCAAAAGTCCTATCTAAATAGTCAGCTGGGCCTGTATTATTCTCTTTATCTTGTGTTTGCAATGGGTATGCTTGGTACTGTTTTGGCTACCAATTTGTTTGAATTTTATGTATTTTTTGAACTGATGTTAGTTCCTTCATTCTTTTTGATTGCATTTTTTGGATACGGAAACAAAAAAAGAACTTCATTAATGTTCTTTTTCTGGGCCCATGTCGGCGCCGTTATCTTATTGTTGGGATTAATGGCAATGGGATTTCTGACTGGTGGATTTGATTATGATACAGTTAGGGCAAACGCATCCCAAATTCCACAAGCATGGATTGCTGTAATTGTTGCGGCGCTTATTATTGGATTTGGTGTAAAACTAGCTGCTTTTCTTGTCCACGTTTGGTTACCAGATACATACACTGACGCACCCACTCCAATTTCAGTGCTAATATCATCAGCAATGACTGGAATAGGAGCCTATGGTTTGATTAGAATATGGATTGAACTGTTATCAGGTCCTGGAAACTATACTGATTATAGTATTTACATAACCATTTGGGGAGTTGCTACAATGATATATGGAGGTGCCATGGCTCTAATGCAAAAAGATATCAAAAGAGTTTTGGCATATTCTAGCATAAGTTCAATGGGGTATCTTCTTTTTGGTATAGGCTCAGAAAGTGTCCTTGGCCTTAGTGGTGCAATCTTTATGTATGTTACCCATGCTTTAGGTAAGGGTCTGTTGTTCATGATGGCAGGTTCAGTTATCTTGCAAACAGGAACAAGAAATATGGATAAATTAGGTGGATTGGGAGGAAAAATGCCGTATACTGCTGTATTTGCAATGATCGGTGGATTAACTATCATAGGTGTACCAATAACAAGTGGTTTTATGTCTGAGTGGGTCCTCTTTAATGGAGCCTTACAAGATGCGGTAGTTAACTGGAGCGCTGTAAAGGCTGTCTCATTTGCTTTGGCTATTACTACCACGATATTGACCTCTGCTTATATATTGTGGATGTACAAAAGAATCTTCTATGGCATTACTCCAGAAACATTAAAAAACGTACGTGATTCGAGTAAGTATGTTTTAGTAACCATGGGAATTTTGGCTTCATTAACGTTGGTTCTGGGATTATATCCCGATTTATTTTATAAACCCATTATAGGGTATGTTGAAAGTTTGTATCCTGATTCCGATGTGCTTATACCAGTAAAGATCACCCCTGGAACAGGACAAGTAAATGATGAACCTACAAACACTACGCAGGCTAGTAATGTTGCTTTTTCAGGCGGAACTGACTACCCGAGGACATATCCTTTAGCTAAAAGCCAAGTGGATCATCCAACCACTTTTTAG